Proteins from a genomic interval of Liolophura sinensis isolate JHLJ2023 chromosome 3, CUHK_Ljap_v2, whole genome shotgun sequence:
- the LOC135463719 gene encoding complement C1q-like protein 3, translating to KDNIIPVANYKMCGPNNSAPMNLTVAVNSPASAVGPQGPAGSAGAAGDRGPPGEPGPPGPQGPPGERGPPGPQGRPGKQGNRGPKGDRGKKGEKGEKGDSSSPRLQAAVSAIRTKHFGPAKDVILAFDTEVTDIADNYDNNTGVFICTIRGTYIVSVYLMSQPGCKINARVMVNDRPIAALWADDNNNAGFYPSSSIQTITKLEFGDQVYVKLVDSGYGDSWVHANYNIFTIFLLYEDLVI from the exons AAAGACAACATCATACCTGTGGCAAACTACAAAATGTGTGGCCCTAACAACTCTGCTCCGATGAACCTTACTGTCGCAGTTAACTCCCCTGCCTCGGCTG TGGGGCCACAAGGACCAGCAGGCTCTGCAGGAGCAGCTGGAGACCGGGGTCCACCTGGAGAACCAGGGCCTCCTGGGCCCCAAGGTCCACCTGGAGAGAGGGGTCCTCCTGGACCCCAAGGGAGGCCAGGGAAGCAAGGCAACAGGGGACCGAAAGGAGACCGTGGCAAGAAAGGTGAAAAGGGAGAAAAGGGTGACTCCTCTTCTCCTAGATTACAGGCTGCAGTGTCAGCGATCAGGACAAAACATTTCGGTCCAGCGAAAGACGTCATTCTGGCCTTTGACACAGAAGTTACTGACATCGCTGACAACTACGACAACAACACAGGTGTGTTCATCTGTACAATACGTGGCACCTACATCGTGTCTGTGTATCTAATGTCCCAGCCCGGCTGCAAAATAAACGCCAGAGTCATGGTCAATGACCGACCAATCGCAGCACTTTGGGCCGATGACAACAACAATGCTGGCTTTTACCCGTCCAGTAGCATACAGACGATAACAAAGCTGGAGTTTGGGGACCAGGTGTACGTCAAACTGGTGGATTCTGGGTATGGAGACAGCTGGGTTCACGCTAATTATAACATTTTTACGATCTTTCTGTTGTATGAGGACCTGGTGATTTAG